The Benincasa hispida cultivar B227 chromosome 9, ASM972705v1, whole genome shotgun sequence genome has a segment encoding these proteins:
- the LOC120086824 gene encoding 30S ribosomal protein S10, chloroplastic codes for MAISSLSATIIPSPTLFSSLSSHSSKPKLLPFSGLSSTALKLKPLQFSLPTTRVYVAPEVLDSSDTIEPPPEILEGSGVATLEGEDFEVPGTSALGIGEDVDKLAPKQKIRIKLRSYWVPLIEDSCKQIMDAARNTNAKTMGPVPLPTKKRIYCVLKSPHVHKDARFHFEIRTHQRLIDILYPTAQTIDSLMQLDLPAGVDVEVKL; via the exons ATGGCTATTTCTTCACTCTCTGCTACTATAATCCCATCTCCTACTCTATTTAGTTCTTTATCATCCCATTCTTCTAAACCCAAACTTCTTCCATTCTCTGGTTTATCTTCTACTGCTTTAAAGCTCAAACCCCTTCAATTTTCGTTGCCAACGACAAGGGTTTATGTTGCTCCTGAAGTTCTAGACTCCTCGGATACCATTGAACCCCCTCCGGAAATCCTGGAGGGCTCTGGAGTTGCCACTCTCGAG GGTGAAGATTTTGAAGTGCCTGGTACTTCAGCGCTCGGCATTGGTGAGGATGTGGATAAG CTGGCGCCAAAGcagaaaattagaattaaactaaGGTCTTACTGGGTTCCACTCATTGAAGATTCTTGCAAGCAGATAATGGATGCTGCAAGGAATACAAATGCAAAAACCATGGGTCCTGTGCCATTACCTACAAAAAAGCGCATCTATTGTGTTCTTAAATCCCCTCATGTTCATAAGGATGCAAGATTTCATTTTGAAATCAGAACCCACCAGCGCCTCATCGATATTTTGTACCCTACTGCCCAAACAATTGATTCTTTGATGCAACTTGACCTTCCAGCTGGTGTTGATGTGGAGGTCAAGCTATGA